In Citrus sinensis cultivar Valencia sweet orange chromosome 2, DVS_A1.0, whole genome shotgun sequence, a single genomic region encodes these proteins:
- the LOC112495483 gene encoding 40S ribosomal protein S14-3-like isoform X2, which yields MSRRKNREPKEENVTLGPAVRDGEHVFGVAHIFASFNDTFIHVTDLSGRETLVRITGGMKVKADRDESSPYAAMLAAQDVSTRCKELGITALHIKLRATGGNKTKTPGPGAQSALRALARSGMKIGRIVYVQG from the exons ATG TCGAGGAGAAAGAATAGGGAGCCTAAGGAAGAGAATGTGACTCTAGGACCTGCTGTGAGAGATGGGGAGCATGTCTTTGGAGTTGCCCACATCTTTGCATCGTTCAATGATACATTTATT CATGTGACTGATCTGTCAGGCAGAGAAACCCTTGTCCGTATCACTG GTGGTATGAAGGTGAAAGCTGACCGAGATGAGTCCTCTCCTTACGCTGCCATGCTTGCAGCACAAGATGTTTCAACCAGATGCAAG GAGCTTGGAATCACTGCTCTTCATATTAAGCTGCGTGCTACTGGTGGGAACAAAACCAAAACACCCGGTCCAGGTGCCCAGTCTGCTCTTCGTGCCCTTGCTCGTTCTGGGATGAAAATTGGTCGCATAG TTTACGTCCAGGGCTAG
- the LOC112495483 gene encoding 40S ribosomal protein S14-3-like isoform X1, translating into MSRRKNREPKEENVTLGPAVRDGEHVFGVAHIFASFNDTFIHVTDLSGRETLVRITGGMKVKADRDESSPYAAMLAAQDVSTRCKELGITALHIKLRATGGNKTKTPGPGAQSALRALARSGMKIGRIEDVTPIPTDSTRRKGGRRGRRL; encoded by the exons ATG TCGAGGAGAAAGAATAGGGAGCCTAAGGAAGAGAATGTGACTCTAGGACCTGCTGTGAGAGATGGGGAGCATGTCTTTGGAGTTGCCCACATCTTTGCATCGTTCAATGATACATTTATT CATGTGACTGATCTGTCAGGCAGAGAAACCCTTGTCCGTATCACTG GTGGTATGAAGGTGAAAGCTGACCGAGATGAGTCCTCTCCTTACGCTGCCATGCTTGCAGCACAAGATGTTTCAACCAGATGCAAG GAGCTTGGAATCACTGCTCTTCATATTAAGCTGCGTGCTACTGGTGGGAACAAAACCAAAACACCCGGTCCAGGTGCCCAGTCTGCTCTTCGTGCCCTTGCTCGTTCTGGGATGAAAATTGGTCGCATAG AGGATGTGACCCCTATTCCCACTGATAGCACACGCAGAAAGGGTGgtagaagaggaagaaggCTTTAA
- the LOC102618952 gene encoding cytochrome P450 710A1-like, whose amino-acid sequence MDYYYSLVSSLTPTQCIMSFLALLLLIQQFTYWNKKRHLPGPAFVLPFLGNAISLVCNPSKFWEDQAAFARRVGISANYVIGKFIVFTRSSELSHLIFSNVRPDAFLLVGHPFGKKLFGEHNLIYMFGQDHKDLRRRIAPNFTLRALSTYLSLQQIIILEHLKRWEKMCASDKTPISLRLLVRDMNLETSQTVIVGPYLLQHARDKFKSDYTLFNVGLMKLPIDLPGFAFRNARLAVERLVQTLAVCTRESKIRMAEGGEPSCLIDFWMQEQAKEVAAARAAGRPPPLHSEDHEIAGHLFDFLFAAQDASTSSLLWSVTLLDSHPHVLSKVREEVSRIWSPESDKLITADQVREMKYTQAVAREVLRYRAPATLVPHIAVQDFPLTESYTIPKGTIVFPSVYESSFQGFSEPDRFDPERFSEERQEGQVYKRNFLVFGAGAHQCVGQRYALNHLVLFIALFATLLDFKRDRTDGCDDITYSPTITPKDGCKVFLSKRCSRYPNLSLE is encoded by the coding sequence atggattattattactctCTCGTGTCTTCTCTCACTCCAACTCAATGTATAATGTCTTTCTTGGCTCTGCTCTTGCTAATTCAGCAGTTCACTTACTGGAACAAGAAACGACACCTCCCCGGTCCCGCTTTTGTGTTGCCTTTTCTAGGTAACGCTATCTCTTTGGTGTGTAATCCCTCCAAGTTCTGGGAAGACCAAGCAGCATTTGCCCGACGCGTTGGTATTTCTGCCAATTACGTGATCGGTAAATTCATTGTCTTCACACGAAGCTCCGAGCTCTCTCATCTTATTTTCTCCAACGTCCGCCCCGACGCTTTCTTGCTTGTGGGCCATCCTTTTGGAAAGAAGTTATTTGGTGAACACAATCTCATCTACATGTTCGGTCAAGACCACAAAGATCTCCGCCGTCGGATCGCCCCTAATTTTACACTCAGAGCCCTCTCTACCTACCTCTCCCTCCAGCAGATTATTATCCTCGAACACTTGAAGAGATGGGAGAAGATGTGTGCCTCCGACAAAACCCCCATCTCTCTCCGGCTTCTCGTTCGCGATATGAATCTGGAAACTTCTCAGACCGTTATCGTGGGACCTTATTTGCTTCAACATGCCAGGGACAAGTTTAAATCCGACTACACTCTCTTCAACGTCGGCTTAATGAAGCTCCCTATTGATCTCCCAGGGTTTGCCTTTCGGAACGCCAGGCTAGCCGTCGAACGCTTAGTTCAAACTCTCGCTGTTTGTACTCGAGAAAGCAAAATTAGAATGGCTGAAGGAGGCGAGCCTTCCTGTTTGATTGATTTCTGGATGCAAGAACAGGCCAAAGAAGTCGCCGCCGCCCGGGCCGCCGGGAGACCGCCGCCGCTTCATTCCGAAGACCATGAAATCGCTGGCCACCTCTTTGACTTCCTCTTCGCAGCTCAAGACGCGTCGACTTCCTCACTCTTGTGGTCTGTCACGCTTCTCGACTCCCATCCTCATGTTCTAAGCAAAGTTCGTGAGGAGGTCTCGAGGATTTGGTCACCGGAGTCTGATAAGTTGATAACGGCTGATCAAGTCAGGGAGATGAAGTACACACAGGCGGTGGCGCGTGAGGTGCTGAGGTACCGTGCACCGGCGACACTTGTCCCACACATTGCGGTTCAAGACTTCCCATTGACAGAATCGTACACGATCCCCAAGGGGACTATTGTTTTTCCTTCGGTTTACGAATCTTCTTTTCAGGGTTTCAGTGAACCGGACCGCTTCGATCCTGAACGGTTTAGTGAAGAGCGGCAGGAGGGTCAGGTCTATAAAAGGAACTTTTTGGTATTTGGAGCTGGAGCTCACCAATGTGTGGGCCAGAGGTATGCTTTGAATCATTTGGTGCTCTTCATAGCACTGTTCGCCACATTGCTCGATTTCAAGAGAGATAGGACGGACGGTTGTGATGATATCACGTACAGCCCTACAATTACACCCAAGGACGGATGCAAGGTTTTTCTCTCTAAGCGTTGCTCACGTTATCCAAACCTGTCTTTAGAATGA